One window of the Choloepus didactylus isolate mChoDid1 chromosome 23 unlocalized genomic scaffold, mChoDid1.pri SUPER_23_unloc1, whole genome shotgun sequence genome contains the following:
- the SNAP29 gene encoding synaptosomal-associated protein 29 translates to MSAQPKSYNPFDDDAEDEDGRPAPWMDPRDLADGPGDRQQSLRQEVLRRAEASAASTSKSLSLVYESERVGVASCEELVRQRGVLERTEKMVDKMDQDLKTSQRHINSIKSVFGGLVNYFKSKPVEPPPEQNGTLAPQPSSRLKEAIMTSKEQEAKYQASHPNLRKLDDSDPVAAGASSAASAEAYPKNPHLRAYHQKIDSNLDELSLGLGRLKDIALGMQMEIEEQDDILDRLTSKVDNLDINIKSTERKVRQL, encoded by the exons ATGTCGGCCCAGCCCAAAAGCTATAACCCGTTCGACGACGACGCGGAGGACGAGGACGGCCGGCCGGCGCCCTGGATGGACCCCCGCGACCTGGCCGACGGGCCCGGCGACCGGCAGCAGAGCCTGCGGCAGGAGGTGCTGCGCAGGGCCGAGGCCTCGGCCGCCAGCACCAGCAAGTCCTTGTCCCTCGTGTACGAGTCCGAGAGGGTCGGGGTGGCCTCTTGCGAG GAGCTCGTCCGTCAGCGAGGAGTCCTGGAACGCACAGAGAAGATGGTGGACAAAATGGACCAAGACTTGAAGACAAGTCAGAGGCACATCAACAGCATTAAGAGTGTGTTTGGGGGGCTCGTCAATTACTTCAAATCCAAGCCAGTGGAGCCGCCACCCGAACAGAACGGCACCCTCGCCCCCCAGCCCAGCAGCAG aTTGAAAGAAGCCATCATGACAAGTAAAGAACAGGAGGCGAAGTACCAGGCCAGCCACCCGAACCTCAGAAAGCTGGATGACTCAG ACCCCGTCGCTGCAGGGGCCAGCTCGGCTGCGAGCGCCGAGGCCTACCCCAAGAACCCGCACCTCCGGGCCTACCACCAGAAGATCGACAGCAACCTAG ACGAGCTGTCCCTAGGACTGGGCCGCCTGAAGGACATAGCCCTGGGGATGCAGATGGAGATCGAGGAGCAAGACGACATTCTCGACCGGCTCACAAGCAAAGTGGACAACTTAGACATCAACATAAAAAGCACAGAAAGAAAAGTCCGTCAGCTTTGA